The following proteins are encoded in a genomic region of Paralichthys olivaceus isolate ysfri-2021 chromosome 23, ASM2471397v2, whole genome shotgun sequence:
- the chpt1 gene encoding cholinephosphotransferase 1 produces MPHPLWPEPLSAAQLKRLEEHKYSASGRSLFEPPCQIYWNWLVQQTPTWVAPNTLTIVGLMVNIVSTVVLVYYCPTATEEAPCWAFLLSALGLFIYQSLDAIDGKQARRTNSSSPLGELFDHGCDAVSTVFVAIGTCISCGIGRFPDWMFFCGFIGMFMFFCAHWQTYVSGTLRFGLVDVTEVQFAIMVMYLMSAFGGVSLWQSTLPIIGLKLYVFPIVGIIGGALYSCYNYFYVILNGGVGKNGSTVADTSVLSPGLHIGLILTLAFIIFKKSSSLLFEHHPCLYLLSFGMVIAKISNKLVIAHMTKSELHLPDSAFIGPGLLFLNQYFNSFIDEYSVLWIATILSLLDLIRYCTGVCIQIASHLRIQVFSITPPGHTHRD; encoded by the exons ATGCCACATCCCCTGTGGCCGGAGCCGCTGTCCGCAGCTCAGCTCAAGCGGCTGGAGGAGCATAAATACAGCGCGTCCGGCCGATCGCTGTTCGAGCCCCCGTGTCAGATCTACTGGAACTGGCTCGTCCAGCAAACGCCCACATGGGTCGCCCCGAACACGCTGACCATCGTGGGCCTGATGGTCAACATCGTGTCCACCGTGGTGCTCGTGTATTATTGTCCCACTGCAACAGAGGAG GCTCCATGTTGGGCCTTCTTACTGAGCGCTCTGGGCCTCTTCATCTACCAGTCTCTGGACGCCATCGATGGGAAACAGGCCCGgaggacaaacagcagctcaccGCTCGGGGAGCTCTTTGACCACGGCTGCGATGCCGTCTCCACAG TGTTTGTTGCAATCGGAACATGCATCTCGTGTGGAATCGGTAGATTCCCTGACTGGATGTTCTTCTGCGGCTTCATTGGGATGTTCATGTTCTTCTGCGCACACTGGCAGACCTACGTGTCCGGGACTCTCCGCTTCGGCCT GGTGGACGTCACAGAAGTGCAGTTCGCCATCATGGTCATGTATTTGATGTCGGCTTTCGGCGGCGTGAGCCTTTGGCAATCTACG CTGCCCATCATTGGACTGAAGCTGTACGTCTTCCCCATCGTGGGCATCATCGGAGGGGCCCTCTACTCCTGCTACAACTACTTCTATGTCATTTTGAATGGAGGCGTTGGCAAGAACGGCTCCACTGTGGCT GACACCAGCGTGCTGAGTCCTGGTTTGCACATCGGCCTCATCCTCACCTTGGCCTTCATCATTTTCAAGAAGTCTTCCAGCCTCCTGTTTGAGCACCACCCCTGTCTCTACCTGCTCTCCTTCGGCATGGTCATCGCCAAGATCTCCAACAAACTGGTG ATAGCACACATGACCAAGAGTGAGTTGCACCTCCCGGACTCGGCCTTTATAGGCCccggcctcctcttcctcaaccAATACTTCAACAGCTTTATAGACGAGTACAGCGTCCTCTGGATCGCCACG